A single window of Haliotis asinina isolate JCU_RB_2024 chromosome 5, JCU_Hal_asi_v2, whole genome shotgun sequence DNA harbors:
- the LOC137284730 gene encoding uncharacterized protein, whose product MNRELNVDSIIEQLLSVRDSPGKQVQLPETQIRQLCQLSRGIFLEQPMLLELDSPVNICGDIHGQYEDLLRHFDKCGFPPDANYLFLGDYVDRGKRSLETICLVLAYKIKYPNNFFLLRGNHECASINRIYGFYDECKRRYNIKLWKTFTDCFNCLPIAAVVESTIFCMHGGLSPDLSDLQQIKDIERPIDVPDHGLVCDLLWSDPDEDITGWGENDRGVSYTFGGDVVKDFLKKFDCSLIVRAHQVVEDGYQFFQKRKLVTLFSAPNYCGEFDNAAGVMIVSEDLTCAFKILPPERGKVIAVNTKNSKK is encoded by the exons ATGAATAGGGAACTAAACGTGGATTCTATCATTGAACAGCTGCTGTCTGTCAGAGACTCTCCAGGGAAACAG GTTCAACTTCCTGAAACCCAAATTCGCCAATTATGCCAACTGTCCCGAGGAATATTCTTGGAACAGCCCATGCTGCTGGAACTCGATTCACCTGTCAATATATGTGGAGATATACATGGCCAATATGAGGACCTGCTGCGACACTTTGACAAGTGTGGATTTCCCCCAGATGCAAATTATCTTTTCCTTGGTGATTATGTAGACAG aGGTAAAAGATCCCTTGAGACTATATGTTTGGTACTAGCATATAAGATCAAATACccaaacaacttctttttgctACGAGGGAACCATGAATGTGCATCTATCAATCG aatatatgGCTTTTATGATGAATGCAAGAGAAGATACAACATTAAATTATGGAAAACATTCACAGATTGCTTCAACTGTTTACCTATAG CTGCTGTGGTAGAGAGCACTATATTCTGTATGCATGGAGGATTATCTCCAGATCTCTCTGATCTACAACAG ATCAAGGATATTGAACGTCCCATTGATGTTCCAGACCATGGTCTCGTTTGTGATCTGCTGTGGTCAGACCCTGACGAG GACATCACTGGCTGGGGAGAGAATGATCGAGGTGTGTCGTACACATTTGGAGGGGATGTTGTCAAGGACTTTCTGAAAAAGTTTGACTGCAGTCTCATTGTCAGGGCTCACCAG GTTGTTGAGGATGGATATCAGTTCTTCCAAAAGAGAAAG CTTGTGACACTGTTCAGTGCTCCCAACTACTGTGGAGAGTTTGACAATGCAGCTGGTGTCATGATAGTGTCAGAAGATCTCACATGTGCTTTCAAAATACTTCCT CCAGAACGAGGTAAAGTAATAGCAGTGAACacaaaaaacagcaagaaataG